The window CTCTAAAGGGGATTAATGCTTAACGCATATTGATTTAGTCCACTACACCTCATGCCGACGGCCCATAAAGAAGCTTCAcaatgattttctaattaaaaagcAGGTCATTggctaaatatatatatatatatatatatatatatatatatatatatatatatatatataagttatcAATTTAAGTGATGTCTTGAGTAATTTaacatattataaaattttcattcaatgcagataccaaaaaaaaaaaaaaaaaagaagaaggaagaagaaaaaaaaaggtgatgcTTTTGAATAAGGTGGCGCATTCTTGCAAagtgcactttttttttatttttccaaataacaATACGAAATACGAATTCTTTGTTTACATATTTTCCCTAAGACATTTACTTAAAAGATTATTTacgattcaatttttttattatagctaaatttaatttgttaAGATGATTACATGTGTTTTTATTCTAGgataattgttcaaaaattctaaatccaatttagttataaattttttaattgtgtcaatttagttctaaatattttaatgatttgtcgaTTTAGTTATTAACCTTTCAATAGTGTCGATTTGGTCCTAagccttttgaaaatttgccgATTTTGTCCTAAACTTATCATTTGAATAGTTAGcaaaaatgactatattgacaaatcattgaAATGTTGAGAACTACGTGTTCTTCAGGTGCAAGGGCACTTCGCCATAACATTTTAGGGCAGTGGAACGAAAGTTCAATATCAGACCTTGGAGATTATTCTTCGCAATCAAGCTGTTATCTGTTGGAACCTTCAGGGTCATTCCTGTTGCTCTGGACTATATGAACGGTGAATCCAAATTCCCTGTTTTTTAGGAAGGATTAAGAAAAATGGCACGTCAACGCATGTAAAGAGTTCGAGGAGCTCAAATCTCTTCTTGAGTCTCTACTCCTGCATTTTGAGTAATTCGACATGGGGTGTCACCATCGGCCTCGAACAAAACAACTAATAATCAGTGAATAGAATGATCTATAGGACTCGAGTGACTTGCTAATCGTAGATACTCGCAAACTGCTCACCACGGCAGCATCATCTAAATAACCATGAACTTCCATACAGCACGGTCACCTCATCACTGATTTGGAGAAAATCTTGTCAAACACAGGTGCTTCGGATCAAACCATTGGACTCTCGGAATGGTTCATCTAACGCGAAAGACGATTCTGATTGATATCAGCAATTGATTCTAATTCTGGATGAATGTCCTCAAATTGTCTTTAGTTCATCACCTAATTTGACAGGACTTCATCAATCAGCGGATAGATCCAAGGTGAAATTGATTCAAAAGCAATATCAAGTGATGAGTTCCCATAATCTTCTACACCAGACATTAAACCTTTATGCAGGTCAAGAGACTTATTAATCAAAGCATACGATCATTGCAATTGCAAGGATTCTCGAGTCATTACCAAGTGAAAAACCACATCATGGTTAATCGAGAGAGTTGTTTGAGGCGAGCAAAGCACCTCTTTCGCACCTTTGCCCGATTAAGATGATAGCCTGAAAAACACAAATCCCAACTGACCATGTTTCTCACTATGCTCACGAACCAGATCGTTTTTGTCACCTCCAAAACCCAAATGAGGGACCAATATACCTTAAAATTGACAATGTTTGGTAGTGGTTTTGCAGAGTCCcaaatcaagggaaaaaaagtcCACATACATGTAAAGAAGAGATTATCTTACGTGTTTTaaaattagagcaaaaattaattggatcttgcaatttaagTACATGCGAAATCTgctgaaaaataaatgagaaacaatAACAGATACTAAAGTATCAGCACCTACATTTATTGAGAGAGTCAGTAAtcaataattcactataatgaGAAAATCAGATTTACAATCACTTATAAGCTCTCGTGTTTCTTATAGCTATATTATATCCAAGCCCAAAGAAATTACAAATAAGCAACACTAACTGGCGTAGAACTCACAGCACGAATGATCGCCCATGTTCAATTCTCTTTCGCGGCTTGAAAAGCAACCGTCTCTTTACGTCCTGTCTTCTTTGAGCGGCTCCTTCGAGTTCACTCTGCGGCGCAAATTAGAAACATTAATGTAAAAACCTCTCTTTTAcccttttatctttttggaACCCTATTTGATcccataaataaatatatatatagatatgtAAGTTCCGATTCCAATTCGGGTTGGGTCTTGCATACCGCCTTAAACTCgaaacaaaatttaataattctcCTCCTTAATTTGACATTTGAAGTAAATCAAAGTGCTCATTATTTATGCTGCTCTCCCAATATCCTGGTAAGCACTCACTATTTATAGATGGGCTTGAGCTTCactaaaataacataatcaTCATGTTTGTTGGGTTTTCCATCGTAGCAATCTTCTTCACTCCAACCTTACCCTTTGCCATGACATCCTAGATGAAGTAATACTTTATGTTGATATGATCATTCGCTCATGATAAACCGAACTATATGTCAAATGTATCTAACATTGGATATCACAATGTATATCTACACTTTTCTAATTTAACCTAAAGTTTGAGAGCAAACTTCTAAGCCATCTACCTCCTTTGCTATGAAGGTTAGTCTCACGTACTTTGCCACGGcatgaaaagaaacaatatCTTTGCGCCCTGTTTTCTTTGTGCGGCTTATTCGAGTTCATTGTGCGGCGCAAGCTAGAAACATGAAAGTAAAAgcttctctcttttactttcttttctgtttaaaaCCCTTGCTGTTCCCACATAAAGCATGTGTATTATTGGAGACGTGGGTCCCCCTTTTTTGTCTTGTGGTTTTCTTTCTAGTGTGGTCAAATGACATCCGCTCACTCTAGCCAAAATATAAAGGTTAAATTCTTGATCAGCaagaattcgatcaaaaattCTGATCCACCTCTTCCAATTCTGATCGGGTCTCTCATAAGaacttaaactcgagacataatttagtACTTTAACTAATGAAAAATGAGTTAGTACCAAGTGAATCCTAAATTTAATCGCcctatgttttttcttttcctcaaatgCTGCTAATGGAAAGAACTTTGTTAGTTCATCCAAGAAATCCATATTTGGCATCAGCATGAACAATTAAGAAAAACTACTTAGCCAAAATTAGatgaaaaggaagaatagatgAGATGTGTTTATGTATAATTAGATGAAATGTGTTTCCGTGTGAAATATtttgtttcaagaaatttattatttatttaattggttaggaaatatacaaaatatgattaataccacaaaaaaccaaaaaatggtaaaaatatgataaatttattcaaaattaattttttgaccataaaaaatctcaactagtatatatgtgacaaatttactcaaactaatctttttatcataaaaaatttcaaactagtacacatgtgataaatttaccccaaatggCCACAAAAAACTCGTAAACttgtaaatttgtgacaaatttagtccaaattaattttttgatcgccaaaaatcttaaatttgtataataaatatatcattcgttaaatttatttaatactaTAAAAACTCACAAAACTGGCACAATCATGACAAATGAAgattaaaatcctaaattgatacattagTCAATTGCCCAGTGTTATCAAACTcgataatttgacaataaatttaatagaaactaacaaaagattaatttatcaaaagtgtactagtttggtgtaaatttatcaaagcgtatcaattttgaatttttgttaaccaaaaaataagtttgggtAAATCGATTAAAAATGTAtcagtttaatttatttatttttggtattaacacttcaaaataagataaaaaggaagaaCAGATCTTTATATAAACCCAAACACAAGCTCGCCTCGTCACTTCTCTCTTTAGAACCCCAACGgggtgtctctctctctctctctctctctctctctctctctctctgctgatCTATCCATCAAATGCATGGCGAATCAAGAGATACGCAGCGGCACCGTCCTGTGGTCCAACGACGTCAAAGGCTTCGGCTTCATCAAGCCCAAGGACGGCGGCGAGGTTCTCTTCGTCCGCCAGTCCTCCATCAAGTCTGAAGGCTTCGGTAGCCTCGCCAAGGGCAAGGAGGTCGAGTTCTCAACCGTCACTGAGTCCGCGGGCAAGTCTTCGGCGGCGGTCGACATTAGTGGCCCCAACGGGACCCCCATCAAGGGGGTTACCGAGGACAGCTATGGCAGTGGCGGCCGGAAGGGTGGCGTCACATGCTATGTTTGCGGCGAGGTAGGACACTTAGCGAGGGATTGTGACCGCGGAAACCTTGGGAGTAGCAGCAGTTCTGAGGGGTGTTTTAACTGCGGCGAGAATGGCCACAAAGCAAGGGATTGTCCGAAGCGTATGAGTCGACTTCGGAGTCGCGGTCCTCAAACTTTAAATTCTAGTATCTGTTAAcgtatatatgaaaatatatatttgaaaagtcaTTTTAGTGTGATTAATTTAAGTTTTCGAATTTAATTTACCCTAGTGGTAAGAATCTTTCTATAAATTGATCTTTATAACCAAATCAAGAGGTAACTATGCAACAACCGTTGCTATATCGCGAGGATCAAGTATTGAATCCAAGAACCCCGGACAAAATCAAAATGGAAACTTGACATTGACGGCTTCTCTCAGAACCGAACATAGGAACTTTGCTCTGCGAAGATGGCACGAGAGATGAAATGTCATTAATGGATAGAAATCCATACGGGATTTTTCATCACTCGAAAGACTAGAATGAGAAATTTCATGAATTAAGGAGATCTGTTAGCTGATTCGGAAGATTCTCTCTGAGAGTCTTAAACAATGTACAAAATtccatgcaaaaaaaaaaaaaaaaagttttgtcgGGTTGATTGAGTTTTTGCCTGCACAGGTAGTCCAACCTTATCCAGATACAAAGTTGTTCGCTCgggaaagaggaagattgatGAGATTCCATTTTCGTGCTAAAAGTTATGtgaaagagatatattaacaaatttataaataaaataatcacatcaaaatggatctttctcaattaataatttcattCTAATAAATATAATCATATATGTTACCTTGTCAAGTGTGAAATGTACAAACTTTTGctacaaagtttttttttcgcTATAGTCCTTGAATCGCAGCGTCATTCATCCTTAATTACCTTCTATCACAATTAGCTTATATATcagtaggggtgatcggttcccggttcggtccggttccaccttggaaccgggaaccggacggGAGCACCgttcccaaaattgcgaaccgtggaccggaccgtttggtcctaggaccggaaccggaccgaccatcGGTTCCATCGGTTCCGTccgtccggtccggtccaaaaaaatcaactataCTTTTTGCACTAAAGAACTAAAGAGTGATCACGTTCTTGACTGATCAATTCACCCGATTCTCgggcaattcaacaaaactaatcacacgtgttccacgtgcaaaatattcaaacttcacttgtgtaATTCACGGGAACTCTTGAAGTCTTAGTCCCACGTCGAAACTATCAACgagatttttctataaataaaagagtaataaaaatgattttaatggtctcttggccacataagaggttgctacctcaaattgcaattttggttgcaataagttatcatgtttatatgttttattaattctatgtatataaattatatataaaaagtttggttcggttcggtcggtccggttcggtccggttcccaccttgaaaccgggaaccggaccgaccgccaccggttccaagattaggaaccgggacCGAACCGCtgaccgtgggaaccgcccaaaaccgaccggtttggtccggtccggccggttcccggttcgggcggttcccgttgcacacccctatatATCAGGAAGGTTTAATGGATGGAAACAGGGTCGAAAAAGGTTGAAGTTCCGTGTTTATTTTGGTTGGTGGTTAAAGTTTCTGAAAGAACTAGAATCAGCTAGAATTGATCAATTTCGTAAGTTTGAAATGAATTGCAAGATAAACACATATCTGCATAGGCCGTTCTACGTCAGGCAATGAATACACGAGGTGCTCCCCTCTTATAAATCAAAATAAGAGGATTATACATCAAGCCTTACATACAATAATTATAAACATATATGAACATAGATGCTATGCTAGCACGAAGTTTTGCATAAATGGAAGCCACTTCTATGTCCGCAATGAAGAACAGGATCTTGTCAGAAGACCTTGGCATCGATAGGATGCCTCCTCATGCGTCAATTCTTCCCATTTTGATGTCTTTTAGAGCCTGGCAGGCAAAATGTCCTTGAACCTAGACGGTGTTGAATTTCACCTTGGTGAATGATAAAAGTAGTCATAACTTCAGTCCCCTGAAATCATGAACGGAGCCGGGTAACCAATGCCACCATATGAAGCAGATATTTTGGAGAACTTTTTTCTGTTAGCAACTCTACCTGAGGGAAGGGATGTAACTCCAATGACTGACGCGTGTAATTTGTATCacataaatgatttttggaggtgcataaatagaaagaaaatgaagatatcgGTGTTCAAAACATAAAGATCAAACTTGCAGTTCGACACGGTCACAACGGCCCTGCACCTCATACACCTCTTACCATGACTTTTGAGTTGGCAGGATCATAGAATGCAGCGCGATCTTCTCCCCATCTCTCCCTGAACAAATTACTCCAAAGGTTGTTGGCCGAGGCCATGGCTTTCCACTTTCTGCAAACTGTAAATCACCAATTTCATCATCTTGACTGAACTCTTCAGGAGCAAAACTATACATTCTTGTGTAGATTCTCATTTGCCCCTTAATCATCAAGAGCTAGTCCATTTGCATTCGTCCCACCACAAGTTAAGAATACAATTTCTGAAGTTTCAAGTTATCCAGTGTTGCCTGCTATATATACACCAATGTCACTAGATGGCTACTTTTTCAGCCGGTGCCAAGTGTTCATCTAAATCCAATCAAATTGTTCCTTTAATATCCACCTAGAAAGAGCCATCACAGATTTCTTAGTGAAAAAAACTCGCAGAAAAGGCAATACATCTCTTCAAATGAAAGCGAAGACATTTGATTCATCACAGATTTCAAACAATTTCTCTCGGTGTTGTTTCGATTCCTCTAACTCGTGTCGTTGCATTAACTAAATTCTGGcctacaaaggaaaaagaattgaatACGATCCTCTCgctttaatagaaaaataataataataagggaaCTAGGAACAAACAAAACCCTGTCTCCACAATTTCATCAACTCAGACTTGCGGAAAAGGCAATACATCATCACTTCTCAAACCTCCAACCTCAAGCCATTGAATACGATCCTCTTGCTCCGTATCGTCAGCTTAAAGTGACCACAAACAAACACGAGCAGAGCTCGGCAAAGGACGAACCAGTGTAACAAGTCGGCT of the Eucalyptus grandis isolate ANBG69807.140 chromosome 10, ASM1654582v1, whole genome shotgun sequence genome contains:
- the LOC104428848 gene encoding cold shock protein 1 — translated: MANQEIRSGTVLWSNDVKGFGFIKPKDGGEVLFVRQSSIKSEGFGSLAKGKEVEFSTVTESAGKSSAAVDISGPNGTPIKGVTEDSYGSGGRKGGVTCYVCGEVGHLARDCDRGNLGSSSSSEGCFNCGENGHKARDCPKRLGSAEKRHGLRTSVEVKAFSGVHGK